From a region of the Sminthopsis crassicaudata isolate SCR6 chromosome 6, ASM4859323v1, whole genome shotgun sequence genome:
- the ANKRD13D gene encoding ankyrin repeat domain-containing protein 13D isoform X1, producing MAGPGPTYPLHRLVWANQHRELEAALHSRQHDIELVDPRGRTPLELAVSLGNLESVRVLLRHNANVGKENRQGWAVLQEAVSTGDPEIVQLVLQYRDYQRATQRLAGIPELLNKLCQAPDFYVEMKWEFTSWVPLVSKMCPSDVYRVWKRGQSLRVDTSLLGFEHMTWQRGRRSYIFKGQEAGALVMEVDHDQQVVRTETLALALHEPEALLAAMQPSEEHVASRLTSPIVSTHLDTRNVAFERNKCGIWGWRSEKMEIVSGYEAKVYSANNVELVTRTRTEHLSDQDKARTKGGKTPFQSFLGMAQQHSSHNGAPVLQSASPTNPTAISPEEYFDPNFSLEARNIGRPIEMSSKVQRFKATLWLSEEHPLSLGDQVTPIIDLMAISNAHFAKLRDFITLRLPPGFPVKIEIPLFHVLNARITFSNLCGCDEPLSSVWVPSPGLRAPEPSCPAGTALGERGRSAGGGRGGEGQQLRLGPILSPGSPFPCEVDPAVFEVPEGYSVLGAGHSEPLRDEDDDLLQFAIQQSLLEAGTETEQVTIWEALTNTRPGPDLHSPPPAYEEQLQLERALQESLLPPPESGGPGSPRLTPPSLSPPSFDEQLRLALELSSREQEERERRGQQEEEELQRILRLSLTDH from the exons ATGGCCGGCCCCGGCCCCACCTACCCGCTCCACCGGCTCGTCTGGGCCAACCAGCACCGGGAGCTGGAGGCCGCGCTGCACAGCCGCCAG CACGACATTGAGCTGGTGGATCCCCGGGGTAGGACCCCCCTGGAGCTGGCCGTGTCCCTGGGGAACTTGGAGTCCGTCCGAGTCCTGCTGCGGCACAACGCCAACGTGGGCAAGGAGAACCGCCAGGGCTGGGCAG TCCTGCAGGAGGCCGTCAGTACCGGGGACCCTGAGATAGTGCAGCTGGTGTTGCAGTACCGGGACTACCAACGGGCCACCCAGAGGCTGGCGGGCATCCCTGAGCTCCTCAACAAGCTGTGCCAG GCCCCTGATTTCTATGTGGAGATGAAGTGGGAATTCACCAGCTGGG tgccccTCGTGTCAAAGATGTGCCCCAGTGACGTGTACCGAGTCTGGAAGCGTGGCCAGAGCCTGCGGGTGGACACCAGCCTCCTGGGCTTTGAGCACATGACCTGGCAGCGGGGCCGGCGGAGCTACATCTTCAAGGGCCAAg AGGCTGGGGCGCTGGTGATGGAGGTGGACCACGACCAGCAAGTGGTGCGCACGGAGACGCTGGCGCTGGCCCTGCACGAGCCCGAGGCGCTGCTGGCAGCCATGCAGCCCAGCGAGGAGCACGTGGCCAGCCGGCTCACTTCCCCCATAGTGTCCACCCACCTGGACACCCGCAACGTCGCCTTTGAGAG GAACAAATGCGGGATCTGGGGCTGGCGGTCAGAGAAGATGGAAATTGTCAGCGGCTATGAAGCCAAG GTGTACAGCGCCAACAACGTAGAGCTTGTGACGAGGACCCGGACGGAACATCTCTCCGATCAGGacaaggccagaaccaaag GGGGAAAGACACCCTTCCAGTCCTTCCTGGGGATGGCCCAGCAGCACTCCTCCCACAACGGG GCCCCGGTGCTGCAGTCAGCCAGTCCCACCAACCCCACGGCCATCTCCCCGGAGGAGTACTTCGACCCCAACTTCAGCCTGGAGGCCCGCAACATCGGCCGCCCCATCGAGATGTCCAGCAAAGTGCAGCG GTTCAAGGCCACCCTCTGGTTGAGTGAGGAGCACCCCCTGTCTCTGGGTGACCAGGTGACCCCCATCATCGACCTGATGGCCATCAGCAATGCCCACTTCGCCAAGCTTCGGGACTTCATTACCTTGCGCCTCCCACCAGGCTTCCCTGTCAAGATTG AAATCCCTCTGTTCCACGTGCTCAACGCCCGGATCACTTTCAGCAACCTGTGCGGCTGCGACGAACCTCTGAGTTCCGTGTGGGTGCCGTCCCCCGGCCTGAGGGCCCCAGAGCCCAGCTGCCCTGCAGGTACTGCCCTGGGGGAGAGGGGCCGCTCAgctgggggggggcggggaggagagGGCCAACAACTGAGACTTGGGCCCATCCTTTCCCCAGGGAGCCCCTTTCCTTGTGAGGTGGACCCGGCCGTGTTTGAGGTACCCGAGGGGTACAGCGTGCTGGGGGCTGGGCACAGTGAGCCCCTACGGGACGAAGATGACGACCTCCTGCAGTTTGCCATCCAGCAGAGCCTGCTAGAGGCTGGCACCGAGACAGAGCAG GTGACCATCTGGGAGGCTCTGACCAACACCCGGCCAGGCCCCGATCTCCATTCTCCGCCCCCTGCCTACGAGGAACAGCTGCAGCTGGAGCG GGCCCTCCAGGAGAGCCTGCTGCCGCCTCCGGAATCTGGGGGCCCCGGGTCCCCTCGCCTGACCCCTCCCTCCCTGAGCCCCCCCAGCTTCGACGAGCAGCTTCGCCTGGCCCTGGAACTGTCCTCCCGGGaacaagaggagagagagaggagggggcagcaggaagaggaggagctaCAGCGCATTCTGCGGCTCTCCCTCACAGACCACTGA
- the ANKRD13D gene encoding ankyrin repeat domain-containing protein 13D isoform X2 has protein sequence MAGPGPTYPLHRLVWANQHRELEAALHSRQHDIELVDPRGRTPLELAVSLGNLESVRVLLRHNANVGKENRQGWAVLQEAVSTGDPEIVQLVLQYRDYQRATQRLAGIPELLNKLCQAPDFYVEMKWEFTSWVPLVSKMCPSDVYRVWKRGQSLRVDTSLLGFEHMTWQRGRRSYIFKGQEAGALVMEVDHDQQVVRTETLALALHEPEALLAAMQPSEEHVASRLTSPIVSTHLDTRNVAFERNKCGIWGWRSEKMEIVSGYEAKVYSANNVELVTRTRTEHLSDQDKARTKGGKTPFQSFLGMAQQHSSHNGAPVLQSASPTNPTAISPEEYFDPNFSLEARNIGRPIEMSSKVQRFKATLWLSEEHPLSLGDQVTPIIDLMAISNAHFAKLRDFITLRLPPGFPVKIEIPLFHVLNARITFSNLCGCDEPLSSVWVPSPGLRAPEPSCPAGSPFPCEVDPAVFEVPEGYSVLGAGHSEPLRDEDDDLLQFAIQQSLLEAGTETEQVTIWEALTNTRPGPDLHSPPPAYEEQLQLERALQESLLPPPESGGPGSPRLTPPSLSPPSFDEQLRLALELSSREQEERERRGQQEEEELQRILRLSLTDH, from the exons ATGGCCGGCCCCGGCCCCACCTACCCGCTCCACCGGCTCGTCTGGGCCAACCAGCACCGGGAGCTGGAGGCCGCGCTGCACAGCCGCCAG CACGACATTGAGCTGGTGGATCCCCGGGGTAGGACCCCCCTGGAGCTGGCCGTGTCCCTGGGGAACTTGGAGTCCGTCCGAGTCCTGCTGCGGCACAACGCCAACGTGGGCAAGGAGAACCGCCAGGGCTGGGCAG TCCTGCAGGAGGCCGTCAGTACCGGGGACCCTGAGATAGTGCAGCTGGTGTTGCAGTACCGGGACTACCAACGGGCCACCCAGAGGCTGGCGGGCATCCCTGAGCTCCTCAACAAGCTGTGCCAG GCCCCTGATTTCTATGTGGAGATGAAGTGGGAATTCACCAGCTGGG tgccccTCGTGTCAAAGATGTGCCCCAGTGACGTGTACCGAGTCTGGAAGCGTGGCCAGAGCCTGCGGGTGGACACCAGCCTCCTGGGCTTTGAGCACATGACCTGGCAGCGGGGCCGGCGGAGCTACATCTTCAAGGGCCAAg AGGCTGGGGCGCTGGTGATGGAGGTGGACCACGACCAGCAAGTGGTGCGCACGGAGACGCTGGCGCTGGCCCTGCACGAGCCCGAGGCGCTGCTGGCAGCCATGCAGCCCAGCGAGGAGCACGTGGCCAGCCGGCTCACTTCCCCCATAGTGTCCACCCACCTGGACACCCGCAACGTCGCCTTTGAGAG GAACAAATGCGGGATCTGGGGCTGGCGGTCAGAGAAGATGGAAATTGTCAGCGGCTATGAAGCCAAG GTGTACAGCGCCAACAACGTAGAGCTTGTGACGAGGACCCGGACGGAACATCTCTCCGATCAGGacaaggccagaaccaaag GGGGAAAGACACCCTTCCAGTCCTTCCTGGGGATGGCCCAGCAGCACTCCTCCCACAACGGG GCCCCGGTGCTGCAGTCAGCCAGTCCCACCAACCCCACGGCCATCTCCCCGGAGGAGTACTTCGACCCCAACTTCAGCCTGGAGGCCCGCAACATCGGCCGCCCCATCGAGATGTCCAGCAAAGTGCAGCG GTTCAAGGCCACCCTCTGGTTGAGTGAGGAGCACCCCCTGTCTCTGGGTGACCAGGTGACCCCCATCATCGACCTGATGGCCATCAGCAATGCCCACTTCGCCAAGCTTCGGGACTTCATTACCTTGCGCCTCCCACCAGGCTTCCCTGTCAAGATTG AAATCCCTCTGTTCCACGTGCTCAACGCCCGGATCACTTTCAGCAACCTGTGCGGCTGCGACGAACCTCTGAGTTCCGTGTGGGTGCCGTCCCCCGGCCTGAGGGCCCCAGAGCCCAGCTGCCCTGCAG GGAGCCCCTTTCCTTGTGAGGTGGACCCGGCCGTGTTTGAGGTACCCGAGGGGTACAGCGTGCTGGGGGCTGGGCACAGTGAGCCCCTACGGGACGAAGATGACGACCTCCTGCAGTTTGCCATCCAGCAGAGCCTGCTAGAGGCTGGCACCGAGACAGAGCAG GTGACCATCTGGGAGGCTCTGACCAACACCCGGCCAGGCCCCGATCTCCATTCTCCGCCCCCTGCCTACGAGGAACAGCTGCAGCTGGAGCG GGCCCTCCAGGAGAGCCTGCTGCCGCCTCCGGAATCTGGGGGCCCCGGGTCCCCTCGCCTGACCCCTCCCTCCCTGAGCCCCCCCAGCTTCGACGAGCAGCTTCGCCTGGCCCTGGAACTGTCCTCCCGGGaacaagaggagagagagaggagggggcagcaggaagaggaggagctaCAGCGCATTCTGCGGCTCTCCCTCACAGACCACTGA